From a single Phragmites australis chromosome 7, lpPhrAust1.1, whole genome shotgun sequence genomic region:
- the LOC133925385 gene encoding uncharacterized protein LOC133925385, with product MEASGSSTPEVSGGYNLMSCIKEIPTLKGDNYTEWKKKIDLAFILAEVDWVVTSPCPTEPVAPVRETNEADAAWATKERDFESQKMSYHLEHRKWFTANKKCLAVIKNTIEPAILGSILEYHTVTEYLDRIKSQFTGSSKTYATQLIKQLVTERYFGNGGVREHILRMSNLASKLKPMDLALKEEFLIHLIFASLPKEFDTFVVNYNI from the exons ATGGAGGCATCTGGGTCATCTACCCCGGAGGTATCAG GCGGATACAATTTGATGAGTTGTATCAAAGAGATCCCCACTCTCAAAGGTGACAACTACACGGAGtggaagaaaaagatagacctGGCCTTCATCTTGGCTGAGGTGGACTGGGTAGTCACCTCACCGTGTCCCACTGAACCTGTCGCACCGGTGAGGGAGACAAACGAGGCTGATGCCGCTTGGGCAACTAAAGAGAGGGATTTTGAATCCCAAAAGATGTCCTATCACCTTGAGCATAGGAAGTGGTTCACTGCCAACAAGAAATGTTTGGCTGTGATAAAGAACACGATTGAGCCTGCAATTTTGGGCTCAATCCTAGAGTATCACACGGTCACCGAGTACCTCGATAGAATAAAGAGTCAGTTCACTGGCTCTTCAAAGACATATGCTACCCAGCTGATAAAGCAGCTGGTGACAGAGAGGTACTTTGGAAATGGTGGCGTAAGAGAGCACATACTAAGGATGAGCAATTTGGCATCCAAGCTGAAACCAATGGATTTGGCTCTCAAGGAAGAGTTCCTTATCCATctgatttttgcttctttgccAAAAGAGTTTGACACTTTTGTTGTCAACTACAACATATAG